In Mercurialis annua linkage group LG6, ddMerAnnu1.2, whole genome shotgun sequence, the following are encoded in one genomic region:
- the LOC126686787 gene encoding DNA-directed RNA polymerase III subunit RPC10-like translates to MEFCPTCGILLKYEQPSMGQPSRFYCSTCPYFCSIETRVKIKRKHQLVKKEVEPVFTLADMMKGGSETDNVTCPHCNFGKARFHELQIRSADEPATLFFCCMNDKCSKMWREN, encoded by the exons ATGGAATTTTGCCCGACGTGTGGAATTTTATTGAAATACGAACAGCCAAGCATGGGTCAGCCATCCAGATTCTATTGCTCAACTTGCCCCTATTTTTGTTCTATAGAGACCcgg GTTAAGATAAAGAGAAAACATCAGCTGGTTAAAAAAGAAGTAGAGCCAGTTTTTACCCTTGCTGACATGATGAAAGGCGGTTCTGAAACTGATA ATGTAACATGTCCTCATTGCAACTTTGGAAAGGCCCGTTTTCATGAGCTACAGATTCGGTCTGCGGATGAGCCTGCGACATTGTTTTTCTGTTGCATGAACGACAAGTGCTCGAAGATGTGGCGTGAGAATTAG
- the LOC126686789 gene encoding protein yippee-like At4g27745 yields the protein MEDMIGARVYRCYRCRNPVCRHDDIISKGFQASNGRAFLFWHAVNVIMGQKEDRRLITGLHTVADVYCSDCGEMLGWKYEKAFEESQKYKEGKFVLEKFKIVMEN from the exons ATGGAGGATATGATCGGAGCAAGGGTATACAGGTGCTATAGATGCCGGAATCCGGTGTGTCGCCATGATGATATCATCTCCAAGGGTTTTCAG GCAAGCAATGGAAGAGCCTTTCTGTTTTGGCATGCAGTGAACGTTATCATGGGGCAAAAAGAAGATCGGCGGCTCATTACCGGTCTGCACACGGTGGCTGATGTCTACTGCTCCGATTGCGGGGAGATGCTCGGGTGGAAGTATGAGAAAGCCTTTGAAGAATCTCAAAAGTACAAGGAAGGCAAGTTTGTACTAGAAAAGTTCAAGATCGTTATGGAAAATTAG
- the LOC126686788 gene encoding protein yippee-like At4g27745 codes for MNAELGIYCCFNCGNHICFHNDIFDKNYVSGRRRAFLLSHAKNIVMGSKENKQLISGTYLIADASCSECGEKLGWKYFEANQEEHKHKEGKFVIVYFKIIKLCSWC; via the exons ATGAATGCAGAATTGGGTATCTACTGTTGCTTTAATTGTGGAAATCATATCTGCTTCCATAATGACATTTTTGACAAGAATTATGTG TCAGGTCGGCGCAGGGCATTTTTGTTGTCTCATGCAAAGAACATAGTGATGGGGTCTAAAGAGAATAAGCAGCTGATCAGTGGCACTTATTTGATAGCTGATGCCTCCTGCTCTGAGTGTGGAGAGAAATTAGGGTGGAAATATTTTGAAGCTAATCAAGAAGAACATAAGCATAAAGAAGGCAAATTTGTCATTGTTTATTTCAAGATTATTAAACTTTGTTCTTGGTGTTAA
- the LOC126686786 gene encoding calcium-binding protein KIC, with product MENRSKTATSSVYEDLLPVMAEKLDVDSFVSELCGGFRLLADPEKGLITSESLRRNSALLGMEGMSKDEAEAMVQEGDLDGDGVLNQTEFCILMVRLSPGIMNNAEAWLQKALDHEFRNLSP from the coding sequence ATGGAGAATAGAAGTAAAACAGCGACGAGCAGCGTGTACGAAGATTTGTTACCTGTGATGGCGGAGAAGCTCGATGTGGATTCGTTTGTTTCGGAACTATGCGGCGGGTTTCGGCTTCTGGCGGATCCTGAGAAAGGGTTGATCACGTCGGAGTCTTTGAGGAGAAATTCGGCACTTCTGGGGATGGAGGGGATGAGCAAAGACGAGGCTGAGGCGATGGTACAGGAAGGTGATCTTGATGGTGATGGAGTACTTAATCAAACCGAGTTTTGTATTCTGATGGTTAGACTCAGCCCTGGAATAATGAATAATGCTGAAGCTTGGCTTCAGAAGGCACTTGATCATGAGTTCAGGAATTTGTCaccttga
- the LOC126653547 gene encoding serine/arginine-rich splicing factor RS31-like isoform X1 — MARPIFVGNFEYETRQSELERLFSKYGRVERVDMKSGFAFVYFEDERDAEDAIRGLDNMPFGYDRRKLSVEWARGERGRHRDSSRPMANQRPTKTLFVINFDPTHTRVEDIKRHFEKYGEVIHVRIRRNFAFVQFETQEDATKALECTHMTKIMDRVVSVEYALRDDSERGDRHDSPRREGHYGRSPSPLYRRRPSPDYGRARSPVYSKYNGPAYDRRRSPEYGRNRSPEFGRYRSRSPVRR; from the exons ATGGCGCGGCCGATTTTTGTCGGAAATTTTGAGTACGAAACTCGTCAATCGGAGCTGGAACGCCTATTCAGCAAGTACGGCAGGGTTGAGCGAGTTGACATGAAATCTG gttttgcttttgtttattttgAGGATGAACGTGATGCTGAAGATGCCATACGTGGACTTGATAACATGCCGTTTGGCTATGACAGACGTAAATTATCGGTGGAGTGGGCTAGa GGTGAACGTGGTCGACATCGTGATAGCTCCAGACCAATGGCAAATCAGAGGCCTACTAAGActctttttgtaattaattttgatcCTACTCACACAAGGGTTGAAGATATAAAGAGACACTTTGAAAAATATGGTGAGGTCATTCATGTCAGAATCCGAAGAAACTTTGCATTTGTGCAGTTTGAAACACAGGAAGATGCTACTAAAGCCCTTGAGTGCACTCACATGAC CAAGATAATGGACAGGGTTGTTTCTGTCGAATACGCTTTGCGAGATGACAGTGAAAGGGGAGATAGACATGATAGCCCTAGAAGGGAAGGTCATTATGGGCGATCTCCTAGCCCACTTTATCGCAGGCGGCCTAGTCCTGATTATGGTCGGGCTCGTAGCCCAGTGTACTCAAAGTACAATGGCCCAGCTTATGATCGACGTAGGAGTCCTGAATATGGAAGGAACCGAAGTCCCGAATTTGGCAGATATCGCAG TCGATCTCCTGTTAGAAGATGA
- the LOC126653547 gene encoding serine/arginine-rich splicing factor RS31-like isoform X2, with protein sequence MQRFSTTSLCASAHQVYAGFAFVYFEDERDAEDAIRGLDNMPFGYDRRKLSVEWARGERGRHRDSSRPMANQRPTKTLFVINFDPTHTRVEDIKRHFEKYGEVIHVRIRRNFAFVQFETQEDATKALECTHMTKIMDRVVSVEYALRDDSERGDRHDSPRREGHYGRSPSPLYRRRPSPDYGRARSPVYSKYNGPAYDRRRSPEYGRNRSPEFGRYRSRSPVRR encoded by the exons ATGCAACGCTTCTCTACTACATCCCTATGTGCATCAGCTCATCAAGTGTATGCAG gttttgcttttgtttattttgAGGATGAACGTGATGCTGAAGATGCCATACGTGGACTTGATAACATGCCGTTTGGCTATGACAGACGTAAATTATCGGTGGAGTGGGCTAGa GGTGAACGTGGTCGACATCGTGATAGCTCCAGACCAATGGCAAATCAGAGGCCTACTAAGActctttttgtaattaattttgatcCTACTCACACAAGGGTTGAAGATATAAAGAGACACTTTGAAAAATATGGTGAGGTCATTCATGTCAGAATCCGAAGAAACTTTGCATTTGTGCAGTTTGAAACACAGGAAGATGCTACTAAAGCCCTTGAGTGCACTCACATGAC CAAGATAATGGACAGGGTTGTTTCTGTCGAATACGCTTTGCGAGATGACAGTGAAAGGGGAGATAGACATGATAGCCCTAGAAGGGAAGGTCATTATGGGCGATCTCCTAGCCCACTTTATCGCAGGCGGCCTAGTCCTGATTATGGTCGGGCTCGTAGCCCAGTGTACTCAAAGTACAATGGCCCAGCTTATGATCGACGTAGGAGTCCTGAATATGGAAGGAACCGAAGTCCCGAATTTGGCAGATATCGCAG TCGATCTCCTGTTAGAAGATGA